The Panicum hallii strain FIL2 chromosome 9, PHallii_v3.1, whole genome shotgun sequence genome has a window encoding:
- the LOC112876766 gene encoding protein O-linked-mannose beta-1,4-N-acetylglucosaminyltransferase 2-like, translating to MRGRPKSKKHGSGAAALWLLLPLLVMIVLKTNLLPQVARYSIVGSPPSAASGDKMAGDVDATKGYNQQNQIDTTSREEDSSVRNSDVAAPLGSKLSCNFSDHQSNTCTMEGDLRIHGKSATVYVASASTYRPENSTIKLRPYARKWEDQVMLLVREVTVRSSPPAGGADDDAVTPPECSIRHDVPAVVFSTGGYNRNFFHVMTDVIIPLYLTAREYDGRVQLLATDYEPKWIAKYKSILAALSAYPVIDMDSDDDGVRCFPSARVGLESHKEFGIVPGLSRNGYTMTSFREFIRSAYSLQRPRAAPASRSSGGRKPRLVLILRRNSRQLKNEADAIAAATEVGFDVVPAGPDDVSDLERFSAAVNSCDVLMGVHGAGLANMLFLPDNATVVQIIPWGELKWPCRHSFGEPVAPMGLRYLEYEATADETTLNETYPRDHAVFTDPISVHRQGFDKVWNIFINGQHVIVDIKRFRGFVEQLYKATTTE from the exons ATTCCATTGTCGGCTCACCACCTTCTGCTGCATCAGGAGACAAGATGGCTGGCGACGTCGATGCAACGAAAG GTTACAACCAACAAAACCAAATCGATACAACGAGCAGGGAAGAGGACAGTTCTGTGAGAAATTCAG ATGTGGCAGCACCACTAGGTAGCAAGTTAAGCTGCAACTTCAGCGATCATCAATCCAACACCTGCACCATGGAAGGCGACCTGCGCATCCATGGCAAATCCGCCACCGTCTACGTCGCCTCGGCGTCCACCTACCGGCCGGAGAACTCGACGATCAAGCTCCGCCCGTACGCACGAAAGTGGGAGGATCAGGTCATGCTCCTGGTTCGGGAGGTCACCGTGCGATCCAGCCCGCCAGCAGGAGGTGCCGACGACGACGCCGTCACCCCACCGGAGTGCTCGATTCGGCACGATGTGCCAGCCGTGGTTTTCTCTACAGGCGGCTACAACCGGAACTTCTTCCACGTCATGACCGACGTGATCATCCCACTCTACCTCACGGCCCGTGAGTACGATGGCCGCGTGCAGCTGCTCGCCACCGACTACGAACCCAAGTGGATTGCCAAGTACAAGTCCATCCTCGCCGCGCTATCCGCCTACCCTGTCATAGACATGGACTCCGACGATGACGGCGTGCGCTGCTTCCCGTCGGCTCGTGTCGGGCTGGAGAGTCacaaggagttcggcatcgtcCCGGGTCTCTCCCGCAACGGCTACACTATGACGAGCTTCCGGGAATTCATCCGCTCCGCCTACTCGTTGCAGCGGccacgggcggcgccggcgagcaggAGCTCCGGCGGACGGAAGCCCCGGCTCGTCCTGATCCTGCGTCGCAACTCGAGGCAACTGAAGAACGAAGCcgacgccatcgccgccgcgaccgAGGTGGGCTTCGATGTGGTTCCTGCGGGGCCGGATGACGTCAGTGACCTGGAACGGTTCTCGGCGGCGGTGAACTCCTGCGACGTGCTCATGGGCGTGCACGGTGCCGGGCTGGCCAACATGCTGTTCCTGCCTGACAACGCCACGGTGGTGCAGATCATCCCGTGGGGCGAGCTCAAGTGGCCGTGCCGGCACTCGTTCGGCGAGCCGGTGGCACCCATGGGCCTCCGGTACCTCGAGTACGAGGCCACGGCGGACGAGACCACTCTGAACGAGACCTACCCCAGGGACCACGCAGTGTTTACGGACCCCATCTCCGTACACCGCCAGGGGTTTGACAAGGTGTGGAACATCTTCATTAACGGGCAGCACGTCATCGTAGATATCAAACGGTTCAGAGGGTTCGTGGAGCAGCTGTACAAAGCCACCACGACGGAGTAG
- the LOC112873555 gene encoding ribosomal RNA small subunit methyltransferase-like, with the protein MTGGKIQKKRHGAGAAGGGCGARLQGGIPFEKSKGQHILRNPALVDSIVAKAGLKPTDTVLEIGPGTGNLTKRLIEAGVKAVVAVELDPRMVLELNRRFQGHPLSSRLKVIQGDVLKCDLPYFDICVANIPYQISSPLMFKLLSHRPIFRCAVIMFQHEFAMRLVAQPGDSLYCRLSINVQLLSRVSHLLKVGRNNFRPPPKVDSSVVRIEPRKPLPPVSFKEWDGLVRICFNRKNKTLGSLFKQKRVLELLEKNYKTMQSLQLAQDAEMGEEKMSADDVALLANMVEDLSMGTGDEKEDDEMEMDDADMAGDGAASFKEKIMGILQQGDFAEKRGSKLSQVDFLYLLSLFNKAGIHFS; encoded by the exons ATGACGGGAGGCAAGATACAGAAGAAGCGCCACGGCGCGGGGgccgccggaggtggctgcggCGCGCGGCTGCAGGGCGGCATCCCGTTCGAGAAGTCGAAGGGGCAGCACATCCTGCGGAATCCGGCTCTGGTGGACTCCATCGTCGCCAAGGCAGGCCTCAAGCCCACTGACACAGTCCTCGAGATCGGGCCAGGGACGGGTAATCTTACGAAGCGCCTCATCGAGGCGGGAGTGAAGGCAGTCGTCGCCGTCGAGCTCGACCCGCGCATGGTGCTCGAGCTCAACCGCCGGTTCCAGGGGCACCCGCTCTCCTCGCGACTCAAG GTTATCCAAGGAGATGTCCTCAAATGTGATCTCCCTTACTTTGATATATGTGTGGCAAATATCCCATACCAGATTTCTTCACCCCTCATGTTCAAGCTTCTGTCGCATCGTCCAATCTTTAGGTGTGCTGTGATCATGTTTCAGCATGAATTTGCCATGAGGCTTGTCGCACAGCCTGGAGACAGTCTCTACTGTCGTCTCTCTATTAACGTCCAGCTCTTGTCACGAGTGTCACATCTTCTAAAGGTTGGGAGGAACAACTTTAGGCCTCCACCCAAGGTTGACTCATCAGTAGTGCGTATTGAGCCCAGGAAGCCCCTTCCTCCAGTCAGTTTCAAGGAGTGGGATGGACTTGTGAGGATTTGTTTCAACCGGAAGAACAAAACCTTGGGCTCCCTCTTTAAACAGAAGCGTGTTCTTGAGTTGCTAGAGAAGAACTACAAGACTATGCAGTCTCTGCAGCTTGCTCAAGATGCAGAAATGGGTGAGGAGAAGATGTCTGCTGATGACGTTGCATTGCTAGCTAATATGGTTGAAGATCTGAGCATGGGGACTGGAGATGAGAAGGAAGATGATGAAATGGAAATGGATGATGCAGACATGGCAGGAGATGGTGCTGCGAGCTTTAAAGAAAAGATTATGGGTATATTGCAGCAGGGTGATTTTGCAGAAAAGAGAGGTTCTAAGCTGAGCCAGGTCGATTTCTTATACTTGCTGTCTCTTTTCAACAAGGCTGGTATACATTTCTCATGA